The proteins below come from a single Aegilops tauschii subsp. strangulata cultivar AL8/78 chromosome 6, Aet v6.0, whole genome shotgun sequence genomic window:
- the LOC109734320 gene encoding beta-amylase 8 isoform X1 has protein sequence MATKHPHGDADPSTSPPPPPSRRPRGFASASTPAAPPPPGRRRGEREREREKERTKLRERQRRAITSRMLAGLRQHGNFPLPARADMNDVLAALARAAGWTVHPDGTTFLSSPPPPLPSPAQFQGAFQATSLETPVFTNSLNSYAIGTPLDSQASALQTDDSLSPSSLDSVVVAEQSIKNESYGNSSSANSLNCMGSDQPNFSFGLSDLANQIGIKLGDNLSFSFIVQLEQLLRASAVCAGDFTKTPYIPVYASLSMGIINCYCQLVDPEAVRAELRHLKSLNVDGVVVDCWWGIVEAWTPQKYEWSGYRDLFGIIKEFKLKVQVVLSFHGSGECGSGGVLIALPRWVLEIAQENQDIFFTDREGRRNTECLSWGIDKERVLRGRTGIEVYFDFMRSFHMEFRSLSEEGLISAIEVGLGASGELRYPSCPEKMGWRYPGIGEFQCYDRYMQKNLRQSALARGHLFWARGPDNAGYYNSRSHETGFFCDGGDYDSYYGRFFLNWYSGILIDHVDQVLSLATLAFDGAAIVVKIPSIYWWHRTASHAAELTAGFYNPTNRDGYSPVFRMLKKHSIILKVVCYGPEFTVQENDEAFADPEGLTWQVMNAAWDHGLSVSVESALPCLDVDMYSRILDTAKPRNDPDRHHLSFFAYRQRTPFLLQRDVCFSELETFVKCMHGEATQNFVD, from the exons ATGGCCACGAAGCACCCACACGGGGACGCTGATCCGTCCACCTCGCCTCCCccgccgccgagccgccgcccgcgCGGCTTCGCCTCCGCCTCCACCCCCGCGGCGCCTCCtcccccggggcggcggcgcggcgagcgGGAGAGGGAGCGGGAGAAGGAGCGGACGAAGCTGCGGGAGCGGCAGCGGCGCGCCATCACCAGCCGTATGCTGGCCGGGCTGCGGCAGCACGGCAACTTCCCCCTCCCCGCCCGCGCCGACATGAACGACgtcctcgccgccctcgcccgcgCCGCCGGGTGGACCGTCCACCCCGACGGCACCACATTCCTCTCCTCTCCCCCGCCCCCTCTCCCTTCCCCCGCCCAATTC CAGGGGGCTTTCCAGGCTACTTCTCTGGAAACCCCAGTTTTTACCAACTCTCTGAACAGCTACGCCATTGGGACGCCATTAGATTCCCAGGCTTCAGCCCTACAAACAGATGATAGCCTGTCACCGTCGTCATTGGATTCAGTCGTGGTGGCAGAGCAAAGCATAAAGAATGAGAGCTATGGGAATTCAAGTTCAGCCAATTCTCTGAATTGCATGGGAAGTGACCAG CCCAACTTTTCGTTTGGGCTTTCTGATTTAGCAAATCAAATTGGAATCAAATTGGGCGACAACCTCAGTTTTTCTTTTATTGTTCAATTGGAGCAGCTATTGAGAGCATCAGCAGTATGCGCGGGTGATTTCACGAAAACTCCATATATACCAGTGTACGCCTCTTTGTCT ATGGGCATTATCAATTGTTATTGCCAATTGGTTGATCCTGAGGCTGTACGCGCTGAACTAAGGCATCTAAAGTCTTTGAATGTTGATGGAGTTGTTGTAGACTGTTGGTGGGGGATTGTGGAAGCCTGGACTCCTCAAAAATATGAATGGTCTGGCTACAGGGATCTTTTTGGTATTATTAAAGAGTTCAAGCTAAAAGTTCAG GTTGTATTGTCATTTCATGGGTCTGGGGAGTGTGGATCTGGTGGTGTGTTAATTGCTCTTCCTAGGTGGGTACTGGAAATTGCACAAGAGAACCAAGATATATTTTTCACTGATCGAGAAGGTAGGAGGAATACAGAATGCCTCTCCTGGGGAATTGACAAAGAACGAGTCCTTCGAGGGAGAACTGGCATTGAG GTTTATTTTGATTTCATGAGGAGCTTTCATATGGAATTCAGAAGCTTATCTGAAGAGGGTCTTATTTCTGCTATTGAGGTTGGATTAGGTGCTTCTGGAGAGCTAAGATACCCTTCGTGTCCAGAAAAAATGGGCTGGAGATATCCTGGTATTGGTGAGTTTCAG TGTTATGACAGGTATATGCAAAAGAACCTACGGCAATCAGCCTTGGCACGGGGGCATTTGTTTTGGGCCCGTGGGCCTGATAATGCTGGCTACTATAATTCAAGGTCACATGAGACTGGCTTTTTTTGTGACGGAGGTGATTATGACAGCTACTACGGGCGTTTCTTCCTTAATTGGTATTCTGGAATCCTCATAGATCATGTGGATCAGGTGCTCTCACTTGCTACTCTTGCATTTGATGGAGCAGCAATTGTGGTGAAG ATCCCCTCCATCTATTGGTGGCACAGAACTGCAAGCCATGCTGCAGAGCTTACTGCAGGATTCTACAACCCTACAAATCGAGATGGATACTCTCCAGTTTTCAGAATGCTCAAGAAGCATTCCATAATTCTTAAAGTGGTTTGTTATGGCCCAGAATTTACAGTTCAGGAGAATGATGAAGCATTTGCTGACCCAGAAGGTTTAACCTGGCAG GTTATGAACGCAGCATGGGATCATGGTCTATCTGTAAGTGTAGAGAGTGCTCTTCCATGTCTTGATGTGGACATGTACTCTCGGATCCTTGACACAGCGAAGCCGAGGAATGATCCTGACCGTCACCATCTCTCATTCTTCGCATACCGTCAGCGAACTCCATTCCTTTTGCAGAGAGATGTGTGCTTCTCAGAGCTTGAGACCTTTGTAAAGTGTATGCACG GGGAGGCTACCCAGAACTTTGTAGATTGA
- the LOC109734320 gene encoding beta-amylase 8 isoform X3, translating into MATKHPHGDADPSTSPPPPPSRRPRGFASASTPAAPPPPGRRRGEREREREKERTKLRERQRRAITSRMLAGLRQHGNFPLPARADMNDVLAALARAAGWTVHPDGTTFLSSPPPPLPSPAQFQGAFQATSLETPVFTNSLNSYAIGTPLDSQASALQTDDSLSPSSLDSVVVAEQSIKNESYGNSSSANSLNCMGSDQLLRASAVCAGDFTKTPYIPVYASLSMGIINCYCQLVDPEAVRAELRHLKSLNVDGVVVDCWWGIVEAWTPQKYEWSGYRDLFGIIKEFKLKVQVVLSFHGSGECGSGGVLIALPRWVLEIAQENQDIFFTDREGRRNTECLSWGIDKERVLRGRTGIEVYFDFMRSFHMEFRSLSEEGLISAIEVGLGASGELRYPSCPEKMGWRYPGIGEFQCYDRYMQKNLRQSALARGHLFWARGPDNAGYYNSRSHETGFFCDGGDYDSYYGRFFLNWYSGILIDHVDQVLSLATLAFDGAAIVVKIPSIYWWHRTASHAAELTAGFYNPTNRDGYSPVFRMLKKHSIILKVVCYGPEFTVQENDEAFADPEGLTWQVMNAAWDHGLSVSVESALPCLDVDMYSRILDTAKPRNDPDRHHLSFFAYRQRTPFLLQRDVCFSELETFVKCMHGEATQNFVD; encoded by the exons ATGGCCACGAAGCACCCACACGGGGACGCTGATCCGTCCACCTCGCCTCCCccgccgccgagccgccgcccgcgCGGCTTCGCCTCCGCCTCCACCCCCGCGGCGCCTCCtcccccggggcggcggcgcggcgagcgGGAGAGGGAGCGGGAGAAGGAGCGGACGAAGCTGCGGGAGCGGCAGCGGCGCGCCATCACCAGCCGTATGCTGGCCGGGCTGCGGCAGCACGGCAACTTCCCCCTCCCCGCCCGCGCCGACATGAACGACgtcctcgccgccctcgcccgcgCCGCCGGGTGGACCGTCCACCCCGACGGCACCACATTCCTCTCCTCTCCCCCGCCCCCTCTCCCTTCCCCCGCCCAATTC CAGGGGGCTTTCCAGGCTACTTCTCTGGAAACCCCAGTTTTTACCAACTCTCTGAACAGCTACGCCATTGGGACGCCATTAGATTCCCAGGCTTCAGCCCTACAAACAGATGATAGCCTGTCACCGTCGTCATTGGATTCAGTCGTGGTGGCAGAGCAAAGCATAAAGAATGAGAGCTATGGGAATTCAAGTTCAGCCAATTCTCTGAATTGCATGGGAAGTGACCAG CTATTGAGAGCATCAGCAGTATGCGCGGGTGATTTCACGAAAACTCCATATATACCAGTGTACGCCTCTTTGTCT ATGGGCATTATCAATTGTTATTGCCAATTGGTTGATCCTGAGGCTGTACGCGCTGAACTAAGGCATCTAAAGTCTTTGAATGTTGATGGAGTTGTTGTAGACTGTTGGTGGGGGATTGTGGAAGCCTGGACTCCTCAAAAATATGAATGGTCTGGCTACAGGGATCTTTTTGGTATTATTAAAGAGTTCAAGCTAAAAGTTCAG GTTGTATTGTCATTTCATGGGTCTGGGGAGTGTGGATCTGGTGGTGTGTTAATTGCTCTTCCTAGGTGGGTACTGGAAATTGCACAAGAGAACCAAGATATATTTTTCACTGATCGAGAAGGTAGGAGGAATACAGAATGCCTCTCCTGGGGAATTGACAAAGAACGAGTCCTTCGAGGGAGAACTGGCATTGAG GTTTATTTTGATTTCATGAGGAGCTTTCATATGGAATTCAGAAGCTTATCTGAAGAGGGTCTTATTTCTGCTATTGAGGTTGGATTAGGTGCTTCTGGAGAGCTAAGATACCCTTCGTGTCCAGAAAAAATGGGCTGGAGATATCCTGGTATTGGTGAGTTTCAG TGTTATGACAGGTATATGCAAAAGAACCTACGGCAATCAGCCTTGGCACGGGGGCATTTGTTTTGGGCCCGTGGGCCTGATAATGCTGGCTACTATAATTCAAGGTCACATGAGACTGGCTTTTTTTGTGACGGAGGTGATTATGACAGCTACTACGGGCGTTTCTTCCTTAATTGGTATTCTGGAATCCTCATAGATCATGTGGATCAGGTGCTCTCACTTGCTACTCTTGCATTTGATGGAGCAGCAATTGTGGTGAAG ATCCCCTCCATCTATTGGTGGCACAGAACTGCAAGCCATGCTGCAGAGCTTACTGCAGGATTCTACAACCCTACAAATCGAGATGGATACTCTCCAGTTTTCAGAATGCTCAAGAAGCATTCCATAATTCTTAAAGTGGTTTGTTATGGCCCAGAATTTACAGTTCAGGAGAATGATGAAGCATTTGCTGACCCAGAAGGTTTAACCTGGCAG GTTATGAACGCAGCATGGGATCATGGTCTATCTGTAAGTGTAGAGAGTGCTCTTCCATGTCTTGATGTGGACATGTACTCTCGGATCCTTGACACAGCGAAGCCGAGGAATGATCCTGACCGTCACCATCTCTCATTCTTCGCATACCGTCAGCGAACTCCATTCCTTTTGCAGAGAGATGTGTGCTTCTCAGAGCTTGAGACCTTTGTAAAGTGTATGCACG GGGAGGCTACCCAGAACTTTGTAGATTGA
- the LOC109734320 gene encoding beta-amylase 8 isoform X7 — MATKHPHGDADPSTSPPPPPSRRPRGFASASTPAAPPPPGRRRGEREREREKERTKLRERQRRAITSRMLAGLRQHGNFPLPARADMNDVLAALARAAGWTVHPDGTTFLSSPPPPLPSPAQFQGAFQATSLETPVFTNSLNSYAIGTPLDSQASALQTDDSLSPSSLDSVVVAEQSIKNESYGNSSSANSLNCMGSDQLLRASAVCAGDFTKTPYIPVYASLSMGIINCYCQLVDPEAVRAELRHLKSLNVDGVVVDCWWGIVEAWTPQKYEWSGYRDLFGIIKEFKLKVQVYFDFMRSFHMEFRSLSEEGLISAIEVGLGASGELRYPSCPEKMGWRYPGIGEFQCYDRYMQKNLRQSALARGHLFWARGPDNAGYYNSRSHETGFFCDGGDYDSYYGRFFLNWYSGILIDHVDQVLSLATLAFDGAAIVVKIPSIYWWHRTASHAAELTAGFYNPTNRDGYSPVFRMLKKHSIILKVVCYGPEFTVQENDEAFADPEGLTWQVMNAAWDHGLSVSVESALPCLDVDMYSRILDTAKPRNDPDRHHLSFFAYRQRTPFLLQRDVCFSELETFVKCMHGEATQNFVD; from the exons ATGGCCACGAAGCACCCACACGGGGACGCTGATCCGTCCACCTCGCCTCCCccgccgccgagccgccgcccgcgCGGCTTCGCCTCCGCCTCCACCCCCGCGGCGCCTCCtcccccggggcggcggcgcggcgagcgGGAGAGGGAGCGGGAGAAGGAGCGGACGAAGCTGCGGGAGCGGCAGCGGCGCGCCATCACCAGCCGTATGCTGGCCGGGCTGCGGCAGCACGGCAACTTCCCCCTCCCCGCCCGCGCCGACATGAACGACgtcctcgccgccctcgcccgcgCCGCCGGGTGGACCGTCCACCCCGACGGCACCACATTCCTCTCCTCTCCCCCGCCCCCTCTCCCTTCCCCCGCCCAATTC CAGGGGGCTTTCCAGGCTACTTCTCTGGAAACCCCAGTTTTTACCAACTCTCTGAACAGCTACGCCATTGGGACGCCATTAGATTCCCAGGCTTCAGCCCTACAAACAGATGATAGCCTGTCACCGTCGTCATTGGATTCAGTCGTGGTGGCAGAGCAAAGCATAAAGAATGAGAGCTATGGGAATTCAAGTTCAGCCAATTCTCTGAATTGCATGGGAAGTGACCAG CTATTGAGAGCATCAGCAGTATGCGCGGGTGATTTCACGAAAACTCCATATATACCAGTGTACGCCTCTTTGTCT ATGGGCATTATCAATTGTTATTGCCAATTGGTTGATCCTGAGGCTGTACGCGCTGAACTAAGGCATCTAAAGTCTTTGAATGTTGATGGAGTTGTTGTAGACTGTTGGTGGGGGATTGTGGAAGCCTGGACTCCTCAAAAATATGAATGGTCTGGCTACAGGGATCTTTTTGGTATTATTAAAGAGTTCAAGCTAAAAGTTCAG GTTTATTTTGATTTCATGAGGAGCTTTCATATGGAATTCAGAAGCTTATCTGAAGAGGGTCTTATTTCTGCTATTGAGGTTGGATTAGGTGCTTCTGGAGAGCTAAGATACCCTTCGTGTCCAGAAAAAATGGGCTGGAGATATCCTGGTATTGGTGAGTTTCAG TGTTATGACAGGTATATGCAAAAGAACCTACGGCAATCAGCCTTGGCACGGGGGCATTTGTTTTGGGCCCGTGGGCCTGATAATGCTGGCTACTATAATTCAAGGTCACATGAGACTGGCTTTTTTTGTGACGGAGGTGATTATGACAGCTACTACGGGCGTTTCTTCCTTAATTGGTATTCTGGAATCCTCATAGATCATGTGGATCAGGTGCTCTCACTTGCTACTCTTGCATTTGATGGAGCAGCAATTGTGGTGAAG ATCCCCTCCATCTATTGGTGGCACAGAACTGCAAGCCATGCTGCAGAGCTTACTGCAGGATTCTACAACCCTACAAATCGAGATGGATACTCTCCAGTTTTCAGAATGCTCAAGAAGCATTCCATAATTCTTAAAGTGGTTTGTTATGGCCCAGAATTTACAGTTCAGGAGAATGATGAAGCATTTGCTGACCCAGAAGGTTTAACCTGGCAG GTTATGAACGCAGCATGGGATCATGGTCTATCTGTAAGTGTAGAGAGTGCTCTTCCATGTCTTGATGTGGACATGTACTCTCGGATCCTTGACACAGCGAAGCCGAGGAATGATCCTGACCGTCACCATCTCTCATTCTTCGCATACCGTCAGCGAACTCCATTCCTTTTGCAGAGAGATGTGTGCTTCTCAGAGCTTGAGACCTTTGTAAAGTGTATGCACG GGGAGGCTACCCAGAACTTTGTAGATTGA
- the LOC109734320 gene encoding beta-amylase 8 isoform X2, producing the protein MATKHPHGDADPSTSPPPPPSRRPRGFASASTPAAPPPPGRRRGEREREREKERTKLRERQRRAITSRMLAGLRQHGNFPLPARADMNDVLAALARAAGWTVHPDGTTFLSSPPPPLPSPAQFGAFQATSLETPVFTNSLNSYAIGTPLDSQASALQTDDSLSPSSLDSVVVAEQSIKNESYGNSSSANSLNCMGSDQPNFSFGLSDLANQIGIKLGDNLSFSFIVQLEQLLRASAVCAGDFTKTPYIPVYASLSMGIINCYCQLVDPEAVRAELRHLKSLNVDGVVVDCWWGIVEAWTPQKYEWSGYRDLFGIIKEFKLKVQVVLSFHGSGECGSGGVLIALPRWVLEIAQENQDIFFTDREGRRNTECLSWGIDKERVLRGRTGIEVYFDFMRSFHMEFRSLSEEGLISAIEVGLGASGELRYPSCPEKMGWRYPGIGEFQCYDRYMQKNLRQSALARGHLFWARGPDNAGYYNSRSHETGFFCDGGDYDSYYGRFFLNWYSGILIDHVDQVLSLATLAFDGAAIVVKIPSIYWWHRTASHAAELTAGFYNPTNRDGYSPVFRMLKKHSIILKVVCYGPEFTVQENDEAFADPEGLTWQVMNAAWDHGLSVSVESALPCLDVDMYSRILDTAKPRNDPDRHHLSFFAYRQRTPFLLQRDVCFSELETFVKCMHGEATQNFVD; encoded by the exons ATGGCCACGAAGCACCCACACGGGGACGCTGATCCGTCCACCTCGCCTCCCccgccgccgagccgccgcccgcgCGGCTTCGCCTCCGCCTCCACCCCCGCGGCGCCTCCtcccccggggcggcggcgcggcgagcgGGAGAGGGAGCGGGAGAAGGAGCGGACGAAGCTGCGGGAGCGGCAGCGGCGCGCCATCACCAGCCGTATGCTGGCCGGGCTGCGGCAGCACGGCAACTTCCCCCTCCCCGCCCGCGCCGACATGAACGACgtcctcgccgccctcgcccgcgCCGCCGGGTGGACCGTCCACCCCGACGGCACCACATTCCTCTCCTCTCCCCCGCCCCCTCTCCCTTCCCCCGCCCAATTC GGGGCTTTCCAGGCTACTTCTCTGGAAACCCCAGTTTTTACCAACTCTCTGAACAGCTACGCCATTGGGACGCCATTAGATTCCCAGGCTTCAGCCCTACAAACAGATGATAGCCTGTCACCGTCGTCATTGGATTCAGTCGTGGTGGCAGAGCAAAGCATAAAGAATGAGAGCTATGGGAATTCAAGTTCAGCCAATTCTCTGAATTGCATGGGAAGTGACCAG CCCAACTTTTCGTTTGGGCTTTCTGATTTAGCAAATCAAATTGGAATCAAATTGGGCGACAACCTCAGTTTTTCTTTTATTGTTCAATTGGAGCAGCTATTGAGAGCATCAGCAGTATGCGCGGGTGATTTCACGAAAACTCCATATATACCAGTGTACGCCTCTTTGTCT ATGGGCATTATCAATTGTTATTGCCAATTGGTTGATCCTGAGGCTGTACGCGCTGAACTAAGGCATCTAAAGTCTTTGAATGTTGATGGAGTTGTTGTAGACTGTTGGTGGGGGATTGTGGAAGCCTGGACTCCTCAAAAATATGAATGGTCTGGCTACAGGGATCTTTTTGGTATTATTAAAGAGTTCAAGCTAAAAGTTCAG GTTGTATTGTCATTTCATGGGTCTGGGGAGTGTGGATCTGGTGGTGTGTTAATTGCTCTTCCTAGGTGGGTACTGGAAATTGCACAAGAGAACCAAGATATATTTTTCACTGATCGAGAAGGTAGGAGGAATACAGAATGCCTCTCCTGGGGAATTGACAAAGAACGAGTCCTTCGAGGGAGAACTGGCATTGAG GTTTATTTTGATTTCATGAGGAGCTTTCATATGGAATTCAGAAGCTTATCTGAAGAGGGTCTTATTTCTGCTATTGAGGTTGGATTAGGTGCTTCTGGAGAGCTAAGATACCCTTCGTGTCCAGAAAAAATGGGCTGGAGATATCCTGGTATTGGTGAGTTTCAG TGTTATGACAGGTATATGCAAAAGAACCTACGGCAATCAGCCTTGGCACGGGGGCATTTGTTTTGGGCCCGTGGGCCTGATAATGCTGGCTACTATAATTCAAGGTCACATGAGACTGGCTTTTTTTGTGACGGAGGTGATTATGACAGCTACTACGGGCGTTTCTTCCTTAATTGGTATTCTGGAATCCTCATAGATCATGTGGATCAGGTGCTCTCACTTGCTACTCTTGCATTTGATGGAGCAGCAATTGTGGTGAAG ATCCCCTCCATCTATTGGTGGCACAGAACTGCAAGCCATGCTGCAGAGCTTACTGCAGGATTCTACAACCCTACAAATCGAGATGGATACTCTCCAGTTTTCAGAATGCTCAAGAAGCATTCCATAATTCTTAAAGTGGTTTGTTATGGCCCAGAATTTACAGTTCAGGAGAATGATGAAGCATTTGCTGACCCAGAAGGTTTAACCTGGCAG GTTATGAACGCAGCATGGGATCATGGTCTATCTGTAAGTGTAGAGAGTGCTCTTCCATGTCTTGATGTGGACATGTACTCTCGGATCCTTGACACAGCGAAGCCGAGGAATGATCCTGACCGTCACCATCTCTCATTCTTCGCATACCGTCAGCGAACTCCATTCCTTTTGCAGAGAGATGTGTGCTTCTCAGAGCTTGAGACCTTTGTAAAGTGTATGCACG GGGAGGCTACCCAGAACTTTGTAGATTGA
- the LOC109734320 gene encoding beta-amylase 8 isoform X4, protein MATKHPHGDADPSTSPPPPPSRRPRGFASASTPAAPPPPGRRRGEREREREKERTKLRERQRRAITSRMLAGLRQHGNFPLPARADMNDVLAALARAAGWTVHPDGTTFLSSPPPPLPSPAQFGAFQATSLETPVFTNSLNSYAIGTPLDSQASALQTDDSLSPSSLDSVVVAEQSIKNESYGNSSSANSLNCMGSDQLLRASAVCAGDFTKTPYIPVYASLSMGIINCYCQLVDPEAVRAELRHLKSLNVDGVVVDCWWGIVEAWTPQKYEWSGYRDLFGIIKEFKLKVQVVLSFHGSGECGSGGVLIALPRWVLEIAQENQDIFFTDREGRRNTECLSWGIDKERVLRGRTGIEVYFDFMRSFHMEFRSLSEEGLISAIEVGLGASGELRYPSCPEKMGWRYPGIGEFQCYDRYMQKNLRQSALARGHLFWARGPDNAGYYNSRSHETGFFCDGGDYDSYYGRFFLNWYSGILIDHVDQVLSLATLAFDGAAIVVKIPSIYWWHRTASHAAELTAGFYNPTNRDGYSPVFRMLKKHSIILKVVCYGPEFTVQENDEAFADPEGLTWQVMNAAWDHGLSVSVESALPCLDVDMYSRILDTAKPRNDPDRHHLSFFAYRQRTPFLLQRDVCFSELETFVKCMHGEATQNFVD, encoded by the exons ATGGCCACGAAGCACCCACACGGGGACGCTGATCCGTCCACCTCGCCTCCCccgccgccgagccgccgcccgcgCGGCTTCGCCTCCGCCTCCACCCCCGCGGCGCCTCCtcccccggggcggcggcgcggcgagcgGGAGAGGGAGCGGGAGAAGGAGCGGACGAAGCTGCGGGAGCGGCAGCGGCGCGCCATCACCAGCCGTATGCTGGCCGGGCTGCGGCAGCACGGCAACTTCCCCCTCCCCGCCCGCGCCGACATGAACGACgtcctcgccgccctcgcccgcgCCGCCGGGTGGACCGTCCACCCCGACGGCACCACATTCCTCTCCTCTCCCCCGCCCCCTCTCCCTTCCCCCGCCCAATTC GGGGCTTTCCAGGCTACTTCTCTGGAAACCCCAGTTTTTACCAACTCTCTGAACAGCTACGCCATTGGGACGCCATTAGATTCCCAGGCTTCAGCCCTACAAACAGATGATAGCCTGTCACCGTCGTCATTGGATTCAGTCGTGGTGGCAGAGCAAAGCATAAAGAATGAGAGCTATGGGAATTCAAGTTCAGCCAATTCTCTGAATTGCATGGGAAGTGACCAG CTATTGAGAGCATCAGCAGTATGCGCGGGTGATTTCACGAAAACTCCATATATACCAGTGTACGCCTCTTTGTCT ATGGGCATTATCAATTGTTATTGCCAATTGGTTGATCCTGAGGCTGTACGCGCTGAACTAAGGCATCTAAAGTCTTTGAATGTTGATGGAGTTGTTGTAGACTGTTGGTGGGGGATTGTGGAAGCCTGGACTCCTCAAAAATATGAATGGTCTGGCTACAGGGATCTTTTTGGTATTATTAAAGAGTTCAAGCTAAAAGTTCAG GTTGTATTGTCATTTCATGGGTCTGGGGAGTGTGGATCTGGTGGTGTGTTAATTGCTCTTCCTAGGTGGGTACTGGAAATTGCACAAGAGAACCAAGATATATTTTTCACTGATCGAGAAGGTAGGAGGAATACAGAATGCCTCTCCTGGGGAATTGACAAAGAACGAGTCCTTCGAGGGAGAACTGGCATTGAG GTTTATTTTGATTTCATGAGGAGCTTTCATATGGAATTCAGAAGCTTATCTGAAGAGGGTCTTATTTCTGCTATTGAGGTTGGATTAGGTGCTTCTGGAGAGCTAAGATACCCTTCGTGTCCAGAAAAAATGGGCTGGAGATATCCTGGTATTGGTGAGTTTCAG TGTTATGACAGGTATATGCAAAAGAACCTACGGCAATCAGCCTTGGCACGGGGGCATTTGTTTTGGGCCCGTGGGCCTGATAATGCTGGCTACTATAATTCAAGGTCACATGAGACTGGCTTTTTTTGTGACGGAGGTGATTATGACAGCTACTACGGGCGTTTCTTCCTTAATTGGTATTCTGGAATCCTCATAGATCATGTGGATCAGGTGCTCTCACTTGCTACTCTTGCATTTGATGGAGCAGCAATTGTGGTGAAG ATCCCCTCCATCTATTGGTGGCACAGAACTGCAAGCCATGCTGCAGAGCTTACTGCAGGATTCTACAACCCTACAAATCGAGATGGATACTCTCCAGTTTTCAGAATGCTCAAGAAGCATTCCATAATTCTTAAAGTGGTTTGTTATGGCCCAGAATTTACAGTTCAGGAGAATGATGAAGCATTTGCTGACCCAGAAGGTTTAACCTGGCAG GTTATGAACGCAGCATGGGATCATGGTCTATCTGTAAGTGTAGAGAGTGCTCTTCCATGTCTTGATGTGGACATGTACTCTCGGATCCTTGACACAGCGAAGCCGAGGAATGATCCTGACCGTCACCATCTCTCATTCTTCGCATACCGTCAGCGAACTCCATTCCTTTTGCAGAGAGATGTGTGCTTCTCAGAGCTTGAGACCTTTGTAAAGTGTATGCACG GGGAGGCTACCCAGAACTTTGTAGATTGA